A genome region from Glutamicibacter arilaitensis Re117 includes the following:
- a CDS encoding adenylate kinase, whose product MSRLLIIGPPGAGKGTQAVKISERLDIVAISTGDIFRANVKGGTPLGIEASKYIDNGDFVPDSVTNNMVEDRLNQDDVATGFLLDGYPRTSAQVDALDAMLANKGIALDAVLQLTADDDELVARLLKRAEIEGRADDTEEVIRHRLSLYNEETRVVVERYEERGIVRKVNGLGAIDEVTERVLAALNLNA is encoded by the coding sequence ATGAGTCGACTGCTAATTATTGGACCACCCGGTGCCGGCAAAGGCACCCAGGCCGTAAAGATCTCCGAGCGCTTGGACATTGTTGCCATCTCGACCGGTGATATCTTCCGTGCCAACGTCAAGGGCGGCACCCCGCTGGGTATCGAAGCCAGCAAGTACATTGACAATGGAGACTTTGTACCTGACTCGGTCACCAACAACATGGTCGAAGACCGGTTGAACCAGGACGACGTCGCAACCGGCTTCCTGCTCGACGGCTACCCACGCACCAGCGCACAGGTTGACGCACTGGATGCCATGCTGGCCAACAAGGGCATCGCCCTGGACGCTGTGCTGCAGCTGACCGCCGATGACGACGAGCTGGTAGCTCGCCTCCTGAAGCGTGCAGAGATCGAAGGCCGCGCAGATGACACCGAAGAGGTCATCCGCCACCGCCTGAGCCTGTACAACGAAGAGACCCGCGTCGTCGTAGAGCGCTACGAGGAACGTGGCATCGTGCGCAAGGTCAACGGCCTGGGCGCAATCGATGAAGTCACCGAACGTGTTCTTGCAGCGTTGAACCTCAACGCCTAA
- the infA gene encoding translation initiation factor IF-1, which yields MGKKEGVIQVEGTVSEALPNAMFRVELPNGHVVLATISGKMRQHYIRILPEDRVQVEMSPYDLNRGRIVYRYK from the coding sequence ATGGGCAAGAAGGAAGGCGTCATCCAGGTAGAGGGCACCGTTTCAGAGGCACTGCCGAACGCGATGTTCCGCGTGGAGCTGCCGAATGGACACGTAGTGCTCGCCACTATCTCGGGTAAGATGCGTCAGCACTACATTCGAATTCTCCCAGAGGACCGAGTGCAGGTTGAAATGAGCCCATACGATCTCAACCGAGGTCGTATCGTTTACCGCTACAAGTAA
- a CDS encoding endonuclease/exonuclease/phosphatase family protein, with product MKITTRKLSLGWISGSVLFACLAIGTLPYLDFLGAGWIPKLQAFQPMLLAFPVLALIIGVLRRRWIACGFVVVFLLCGLLPNLHLATTAIQKDSADFDLSVLAFNALKAGSDPEQLAELISVADPQILVLVETSEPLHQQLATRGAFDHLGYRSLEAPAGGERDTVIFSKYPLHERTTELDTKTTGWYSLPVVDVKSPGGIFTVAGIHIYPPVGDAQRWRNGLQAVDGWTGGQRDHPLVLAGDFNSVRAHPGFRALTNDGFSEADGIWPASTWPADRKFNAMIGLDHIMSRGASVTEFSVHAVDGSDHLAVSATVEFDH from the coding sequence ATGAAGATAACAACCCGAAAGCTCAGTCTGGGATGGATTTCGGGTAGCGTCCTCTTTGCTTGCCTAGCCATCGGGACACTTCCGTATCTCGATTTTCTCGGCGCTGGCTGGATTCCCAAGTTGCAGGCATTCCAGCCAATGCTCTTGGCTTTCCCCGTGCTGGCGCTGATTATTGGAGTGCTTCGCCGACGGTGGATCGCCTGCGGTTTCGTGGTGGTGTTTCTACTCTGCGGACTATTACCGAACCTGCACTTGGCCACTACTGCCATCCAGAAGGACAGCGCCGACTTTGATCTGTCGGTCTTAGCATTCAATGCCTTGAAAGCAGGCTCGGACCCGGAACAGCTCGCAGAATTGATCAGTGTTGCGGATCCGCAGATCCTGGTTCTCGTTGAAACCAGCGAACCTTTGCATCAGCAGCTGGCCACGCGGGGTGCCTTCGATCACCTCGGCTATCGGAGCCTGGAAGCGCCCGCCGGGGGAGAGCGAGACACCGTGATCTTCTCGAAGTACCCACTGCACGAACGCACTACCGAGCTTGATACGAAGACGACCGGTTGGTATTCCTTGCCTGTCGTTGATGTGAAGTCGCCGGGCGGCATTTTCACGGTTGCCGGGATCCATATCTATCCGCCCGTTGGCGATGCGCAACGTTGGAGGAATGGACTTCAGGCGGTCGATGGCTGGACAGGTGGGCAACGTGATCATCCACTAGTACTTGCCGGAGACTTCAATTCGGTTAGAGCTCATCCGGGGTTCCGTGCGCTGACGAACGACGGCTTTTCCGAGGCGGATGGAATCTGGCCTGCATCAACATGGCCGGCTGATCGAAAATTCAATGCAATGATCGGCCTTGACCACATCATGTCCAGGGGAGCATCCGTGACAGAGTTCTCCGTTCACGCTGTTGATGGGTCAGATCATTTGGCAGTGAGCGCTACGGTTGAATTCGATCATTGA
- the rplN gene encoding 50S ribosomal protein L14, with the protein MIQQESRLKVADNTGAKEILTIRVLGGSKRRYASIGDTIVATVKDAIPGGNVKKGDVVKAVVVRTKKEIRRADGSYIKFDENAAVILKGDAADPRGTRIFGPVGRELRDKKFMKIVSLAPEVL; encoded by the coding sequence GTGATTCAGCAGGAGTCGCGACTTAAGGTTGCCGATAACACCGGTGCTAAGGAAATCCTTACCATTCGTGTTCTCGGTGGCTCGAAGCGTCGCTACGCAAGCATTGGCGACACCATTGTCGCTACCGTCAAGGATGCAATTCCTGGCGGCAACGTGAAGAAGGGCGACGTCGTAAAGGCAGTCGTCGTTCGCACCAAGAAGGAAATCCGTCGTGCAGACGGTTCCTACATCAAGTTCGATGAGAACGCTGCAGTTATCCTCAAGGGTGACGCTGCGGATCCTCGTGGTACTCGTATTTTCGGCCCAGTGGGCCGCGAGCTTCGTGACAAGAAGTTCATGAAGATCGTTTCGCTGGCTCCGGAGGTGCTGTAA
- the rpmD gene encoding 50S ribosomal protein L30, whose translation MAKNIVPSDAKLAITQVKSIIGGSQVQRDVVRSLGLKRIGHTVVRTADPVTVGMVNKVPHLLKVEEAK comes from the coding sequence ATGGCTAAGAACATTGTTCCAAGCGATGCCAAGCTGGCAATCACCCAGGTCAAGTCCATCATTGGTGGTAGCCAGGTTCAGCGCGACGTAGTTCGCTCGCTGGGTCTGAAGCGCATCGGTCACACCGTTGTGCGCACCGCCGATCCTGTGACTGTTGGCATGGTCAACAAGGTCCCACACCTGCTGAAGGTTGAGGAGGCGAAGTAG
- the rpsE gene encoding 30S ribosomal protein S5 — MSEATEAVETASAPATENAGSRRGEGRGRGEGRGRGEGRGRGRDQKDSRNEDKDKFLERVVAINRVSKVVKGGRRFSFTALVVVGDGNGMVGVGYGKAKEVPAAIAKGVEEAKKSFFRVPRVGTTIPHLVKGEAAAGVVLLRPAAPGTGVIAGGPVRAVLECAGIHDILSKSMGSQNQINIVQGTIAALKALEEPAAVAARRGLPLDEVAPAAMLRHIQSQKAGA, encoded by the coding sequence GTGTCTGAAGCTACTGAAGCAGTCGAGACTGCATCGGCTCCCGCTACCGAGAACGCAGGATCCCGTCGCGGCGAAGGCCGCGGTCGTGGTGAAGGCCGTGGACGTGGCGAAGGCCGCGGTCGTGGTCGTGACCAGAAGGATAGCCGCAACGAAGACAAGGACAAGTTCCTTGAGCGCGTTGTAGCAATCAACCGCGTCTCCAAGGTCGTCAAGGGTGGTCGTCGCTTCAGCTTCACCGCACTTGTCGTTGTTGGTGACGGCAACGGTATGGTCGGCGTTGGCTACGGTAAGGCCAAGGAAGTTCCTGCTGCTATCGCCAAGGGCGTTGAAGAGGCTAAGAAGTCCTTCTTCCGCGTTCCACGCGTAGGCACCACCATTCCACACCTGGTCAAGGGTGAGGCCGCCGCTGGCGTTGTCTTGCTCCGTCCAGCAGCTCCTGGTACCGGTGTTATCGCCGGCGGTCCAGTGCGCGCCGTGTTGGAGTGCGCAGGCATCCACGACATCCTGTCGAAGTCGATGGGTTCGCAGAACCAGATCAACATCGTTCAGGGCACCATTGCTGCACTGAAGGCTCTGGAAGAGCCTGCAGCTGTTGCAGCTCGCCGCGGTCTTCCGCTGGACGAGGTTGCTCCAGCAGCAATGCTGCGTCACATCCAGTCCCAGAAGGCAGGTGCTTAA
- a CDS encoding DNA-directed RNA polymerase subunit alpha gives MLITQRPTLTEEVVAENRSRFVIEPLEPGFGYTLGNSLRRTLLSSIPGASVTSIRIDGVLHEFTTVAGVKEDVTELVLNIKNLSVSSEHDEPVVAYLRKQGPGIVTAADITPPAGVEFHNPDLHIATLNANGKFDMELTIERGRGYVSAAQNKSADGEIGRIPVDSIYSPVLKVTFRVEATRVEQRTDFDRLIVDVETKESITPRDAVASAGTTLVELFGLFRELNTQAEGIEIGPSPTDAAMAADMALPIEDLELTVRSYNCLKREGIHSVGELVTRSEADLMDIRNFGAKSIDEVKAKLVELGLALKDSPPGFDLAARSAIDDGDEYDEGL, from the coding sequence GTGCTCATTACGCAGCGCCCAACCCTGACCGAAGAAGTAGTTGCTGAAAACCGCTCCCGGTTCGTAATCGAACCACTGGAGCCAGGCTTTGGCTACACCCTTGGTAACTCGCTCCGCCGTACCCTGCTCTCTTCGATTCCTGGTGCCTCTGTCACCAGCATTCGAATTGACGGTGTGCTGCACGAGTTCACCACCGTAGCCGGTGTCAAGGAAGACGTCACCGAACTGGTCTTGAACATCAAGAACCTGTCGGTCTCTTCCGAGCACGACGAGCCAGTCGTTGCCTACCTGCGCAAGCAGGGCCCAGGCATCGTTACTGCAGCGGACATCACCCCTCCAGCAGGTGTGGAGTTCCATAACCCTGATCTGCACATCGCCACCCTCAACGCCAATGGCAAGTTCGACATGGAACTGACCATTGAGCGCGGCCGTGGCTACGTGTCTGCCGCTCAGAACAAGAGCGCTGATGGCGAGATCGGTCGAATCCCAGTTGATTCGATCTACTCCCCAGTGCTGAAGGTGACCTTCCGCGTGGAAGCAACCCGTGTTGAGCAGCGCACCGACTTCGATCGCTTGATCGTTGACGTGGAGACCAAGGAATCGATCACCCCGCGCGATGCAGTTGCATCCGCAGGTACCACCCTGGTTGAGCTGTTCGGTTTGTTCCGCGAACTGAACACTCAGGCTGAAGGTATCGAAATCGGTCCATCGCCAACCGATGCAGCCATGGCTGCTGACATGGCACTGCCGATCGAGGATCTGGAACTTACCGTTCGTTCGTACAACTGCTTGAAGCGTGAGGGCATCCACTCCGTGGGTGAACTCGTTACCCGCTCCGAAGCTGACTTGATGGACATCCGCAACTTCGGTGCGAAGTCCATTGACGAAGTCAAGGCCAAGCTGGTTGAACTGGGTCTGGCCCTGAAGGATTCCCCTCCGGGCTTCGATCTGGCCGCTCGTAGCGCCATCGACGATGGCGACGAATACGACGAAGGTCTGTAA
- the rplX gene encoding 50S ribosomal protein L24 has protein sequence MGAKIKKGDLVQVIAGKERGLQGKVLKVITESNRVLVEGVNRVTKHTKAGQTESGSTTGGIEVVEAPVHVSNVAVVDPETKKPTRVGFREETVEKNGVSKTVRVRYAKASGKDL, from the coding sequence ATGGGCGCAAAGATCAAGAAGGGTGACCTGGTTCAGGTCATCGCTGGCAAGGAACGTGGCTTGCAGGGCAAGGTCCTGAAGGTCATTACCGAGTCCAACCGCGTGCTCGTTGAAGGCGTTAACCGCGTCACCAAGCACACCAAGGCAGGTCAGACCGAATCCGGTTCGACCACCGGCGGCATCGAGGTTGTCGAGGCTCCAGTGCACGTTTCCAACGTTGCAGTGGTTGACCCAGAGACCAAGAAGCCAACCCGCGTCGGCTTCCGCGAGGAAACCGTAGAAAAGAACGGCGTGTCCAAGACTGTACGCGTTCGTTACGCCAAGGCTTCCGGAAAGGATCTGTAA
- the secY gene encoding preprotein translocase subunit SecY: protein MFSAIARVFRTPDLRNKLLFTLGIIAIYRVGVFIPAPGIDYSNVQQCLAMGETTGGLYSFVNLFSGGALLQVSVFAMGIMPYITAAIIVQLLRVVIPHFETLHKEGQAGQAKLTQYTRYLTIALALLQGTTLVTLARTGSLFPSCTLSLVPDDSLIVIMLMIITLTAGTGLIMWMGELITERGIGNGMSILIFISIASGFPSSMGAIFQAQGVMTFIGVLLVGLLIVALVVFVEQSQRRVPVQYAKRTVGRRTVGGTSTYIPLKLNMANVIPVIFASSILALPQMIVQFNQNDDGTLPQWAMWLQEHSATSSPWYMLVYTLLIIGFTYFYVAITFNPEEVADNMKKYGGFIPGIRAGRPTADYLQYVISRITFPGALYLAFVALIPLIAFVLFNADQSFPFGGTSILIMVGVGLETVKQINAQMQQRNYEGLLR from the coding sequence TTGTTCAGCGCCATAGCCCGAGTTTTTCGGACGCCTGATCTGCGCAACAAGTTGCTGTTCACGCTTGGGATCATTGCGATCTATCGTGTCGGTGTATTCATTCCCGCTCCGGGCATTGATTACAGCAACGTTCAGCAGTGTCTGGCAATGGGTGAAACCACCGGTGGACTTTATTCGTTCGTAAACCTGTTCAGTGGCGGCGCCCTGCTGCAGGTCTCAGTTTTCGCAATGGGAATCATGCCGTACATTACTGCGGCAATTATCGTCCAGTTGCTGCGCGTGGTGATCCCGCACTTCGAGACCTTGCACAAGGAAGGCCAGGCCGGCCAGGCCAAGCTGACGCAGTACACGCGTTATCTGACCATCGCGCTGGCGCTGCTGCAGGGAACCACCTTGGTGACTCTCGCGCGTACTGGCAGCCTGTTCCCAAGCTGTACTCTTTCGCTGGTCCCGGATGACTCGCTGATCGTGATCATGCTGATGATCATCACCTTGACTGCAGGCACGGGCCTGATCATGTGGATGGGTGAGCTGATCACCGAGCGCGGTATCGGCAACGGCATGTCCATCCTGATCTTCATCTCGATTGCTTCGGGCTTCCCATCCTCGATGGGTGCGATTTTCCAGGCTCAGGGTGTCATGACCTTCATCGGCGTGCTGCTGGTGGGCTTGCTGATTGTGGCCTTGGTGGTCTTCGTTGAGCAGTCCCAGCGTCGTGTGCCGGTGCAGTATGCCAAGCGCACCGTTGGCCGTCGTACCGTTGGCGGTACTTCCACCTACATTCCGTTGAAGCTGAATATGGCGAATGTGATCCCAGTGATCTTCGCCAGTTCCATTTTGGCGCTGCCGCAGATGATTGTGCAGTTCAACCAGAATGATGATGGCACATTGCCTCAGTGGGCGATGTGGCTCCAGGAGCACTCGGCGACCTCCTCGCCGTGGTACATGCTGGTTTACACGCTGCTGATCATCGGCTTCACCTACTTCTATGTTGCGATTACCTTCAATCCTGAAGAGGTCGCGGACAACATGAAGAAGTACGGTGGCTTCATTCCTGGTATTCGCGCTGGTCGTCCGACCGCTGACTACCTGCAGTACGTGATTTCCCGTATTACTTTCCCGGGCGCCTTGTACTTGGCGTTCGTGGCGTTGATTCCACTGATTGCTTTCGTGTTGTTCAACGCTGATCAAAGCTTCCCATTTGGCGGTACATCGATCTTGATTATGGTTGGTGTGGGTTTGGAAACCGTCAAGCAAATCAATGCTCAAATGCAGCAACGGAACTATGAAGGGCTTCTGCGATGA
- the rplO gene encoding 50S ribosomal protein L15, whose protein sequence is MAEEKALKIHHLRPAEGAKTAKTRVGRGEASKGKTAGRGTKGTKARYQVKAGFAGGQLPLHMRLPKLRGFKNPFRVEFQVVNLDKISELFPEGGEVTVEALVAKGAVRKNQPVKVLGTGDITVKVDVKVDAFSTSASEKIAAAGGSANTL, encoded by the coding sequence ATGGCTGAAGAAAAAGCACTTAAGATTCACCACCTGCGCCCAGCTGAGGGTGCGAAGACTGCGAAGACTCGTGTCGGTCGCGGTGAAGCATCCAAGGGTAAGACTGCAGGTCGCGGTACCAAGGGTACCAAGGCTCGTTACCAGGTGAAGGCAGGCTTCGCAGGTGGTCAGCTTCCGCTGCACATGCGTCTGCCAAAGCTGCGCGGCTTCAAGAACCCATTCCGCGTCGAGTTCCAGGTTGTAAACCTGGACAAGATCTCGGAATTGTTCCCAGAGGGTGGCGAAGTCACCGTCGAGGCACTGGTTGCCAAGGGCGCCGTTCGCAAGAACCAGCCTGTCAAGGTCCTGGGTACCGGCGATATCACGGTTAAGGTTGACGTGAAGGTTGATGCCTTCTCGACTTCCGCTTCCGAGAAGATCGCTGCTGCTGGCGGCTCGGCAAACACCCTCTAA
- the rpsH gene encoding 30S ribosomal protein S8 — MSMTDPVADMLTRLRNANSAYHDTVSMPSSKLKVRIANILKEQGYIASFEEVAAEVGKTLTITLKYGPSRERSIAGVRRISKPGLRVYAKSTNLPHVLGGLGIAILSTSSGLLTDRQAAKKGVGGEVLAYVW, encoded by the coding sequence ATGTCTATGACAGATCCAGTCGCAGATATGCTGACTCGTCTGCGTAACGCTAACTCGGCATACCACGACACTGTGTCGATGCCGTCGAGCAAGCTTAAAGTACGCATTGCTAACATCCTGAAGGAACAGGGCTACATTGCCTCGTTCGAGGAAGTTGCAGCTGAAGTCGGCAAGACTCTGACTATCACTTTGAAGTACGGCCCATCGCGCGAGCGTTCGATCGCTGGCGTACGCCGTATCTCCAAGCCAGGTCTTCGCGTATACGCAAAGTCCACCAACTTGCCTCACGTGCTCGGTGGTCTTGGTATCGCTATCCTGTCCACCTCCTCCGGTCTGCTTACTGACCGTCAGGCTGCAAAGAAGGGCGTGGGTGGGGAAGTCCTCGCCTACGTCTGGTAA
- the rplR gene encoding 50S ribosomal protein L18, protein MAIGIKGKSKSAQRGRRHQRLRKHIVGTSVRPRLVVNRSARHIFVQIVDDSQGITLASASTMEADLRASDADKTAKSKQIGQLVAERAKAAGIEAVVFDRGGNKYHGRVAAVAEGAREGGLAL, encoded by the coding sequence ATGGCTATCGGAATCAAGGGCAAGAGCAAGTCCGCTCAGCGCGGTCGTCGTCATCAGCGTTTGCGCAAGCACATCGTTGGTACCTCCGTTCGTCCACGCCTGGTTGTCAACCGCTCGGCTCGTCACATCTTCGTACAGATCGTAGACGACTCGCAGGGTATCACCCTGGCCAGCGCTTCGACCATGGAAGCAGATCTTCGCGCAAGCGATGCCGACAAGACCGCAAAGTCCAAGCAGATTGGCCAGCTCGTTGCAGAGCGCGCCAAGGCTGCTGGCATCGAAGCAGTTGTCTTCGACCGCGGCGGCAACAAGTACCACGGTCGCGTGGCTGCTGTTGCTGAGGGCGCACGTGAAGGTGGGCTGGCACTGTGA
- the rpsM gene encoding 30S ribosomal protein S13, whose product MARLAGVDIPREKRVIIALTYIYGVGKTRAEETIAATGISPDIRVKDLTDEQLVQLRDFVEGTYKVEGDLRREVQADIRRKVEIGSYEGIRHRKGLPVRGQRTKTNARTRKGPKRTVAGKKKTR is encoded by the coding sequence TTGGCTCGTTTAGCAGGCGTGGACATTCCACGCGAGAAGCGCGTAATCATCGCGCTGACTTACATCTACGGCGTGGGCAAGACCCGTGCAGAAGAGACCATCGCTGCGACCGGCATCAGCCCGGACATCCGCGTGAAGGATCTCACCGACGAACAGCTCGTGCAGCTGCGCGACTTCGTCGAAGGCACCTACAAGGTTGAAGGTGACCTGCGCCGCGAGGTTCAGGCTGACATTCGCCGCAAGGTAGAGATCGGATCCTACGAAGGTATTCGTCACCGTAAGGGCCTTCCGGTCCGCGGTCAGCGCACCAAGACCAACGCACGTACCCGCAAGGGCCCGAAGCGTACCGTCGCCGGTAAGAAGAAGACTCGCTAA
- the rplE gene encoding 50S ribosomal protein L5 gives MTEAATKIQPRLKAKYAADIRPALQEQFNYANPMQVPSLTKVVVNMGVGEAAKDSKLIEGAVRDLTAITGQKPVVTKARKSIAQFKLREGMPIGTHTTLRNDRMWEFVDRLITLALPRIRDFRGLSDRQFDGNGNYTFGLTEQSMFHEIDVDKVDRVRGMDITVVTTAKTDDEGRALLKALGFPFKTTN, from the coding sequence ATGACTGAAGCAGCCACCAAGATCCAGCCACGTCTGAAGGCTAAGTACGCAGCTGACATCCGCCCTGCTTTGCAGGAGCAGTTCAACTACGCCAACCCAATGCAGGTACCATCCCTGACCAAGGTTGTCGTGAACATGGGTGTTGGCGAAGCAGCCAAGGACTCGAAGCTCATTGAAGGCGCCGTACGCGATCTGACCGCAATTACCGGTCAGAAGCCAGTGGTCACCAAGGCTCGCAAGTCGATCGCACAGTTCAAGCTGCGCGAAGGCATGCCAATTGGTACCCACACCACCTTGCGTAACGATCGCATGTGGGAATTCGTTGACCGCCTGATCACCCTGGCACTGCCTCGTATCCGCGACTTCCGCGGCTTGAGCGATCGCCAGTTCGATGGCAATGGCAACTACACTTTCGGTCTGACCGAACAGTCGATGTTCCATGAAATCGATGTGGACAAGGTTGACCGCGTACGTGGTATGGACATCACTGTCGTAACCACTGCCAAGACTGATGACGAAGGCCGTGCCTTGCTTAAGGCTCTGGGCTTCCCATTCAAGACCACCAACTAA
- the rpmJ gene encoding 50S ribosomal protein L36 codes for MKVNPSVKPICDKCKVIRRNGVVMVICENPRHKQRQG; via the coding sequence TTGAAGGTTAACCCTAGCGTGAAGCCGATCTGCGACAAGTGCAAGGTGATCCGTCGTAACGGCGTGGTCATGGTGATCTGCGAAAATCCACGCCACAAGCAGCGTCAGGGCTAA
- the map gene encoding type I methionyl aminopeptidase: MALGQPKIEYKSNSEILKMRRAGLVLAEALDEAVAMARPGVRTEELNQAFGKVLERHNATSNFLGYHGFPANICASVNHEVVHGFPSDYVLKDGDVLKIDGGAIIDGWHSDSARTVLVGENIDPADQRLSDITEQAMWAGIAALANARFIGQIGQAVDEFVTSQPGAELGILEDYCGHGIGSQMHMAPDVLNYNSGHRGPRVKPGMCLAIEPMLVRGGIETSVLEDDWTVVTNDKSNASQWEHTVAVHMGGIWVLTAHDGGAAGLAPFGVTPSPIQG, from the coding sequence TTGGCTTTAGGACAGCCGAAAATCGAGTACAAGTCCAACTCCGAGATCCTGAAGATGCGCCGGGCCGGATTGGTGCTGGCTGAAGCTCTGGATGAGGCAGTGGCCATGGCTCGTCCGGGTGTGCGAACCGAAGAGCTCAACCAGGCCTTCGGCAAGGTGCTCGAACGCCACAACGCCACCAGCAACTTCCTTGGTTACCACGGTTTCCCGGCGAACATCTGCGCCTCGGTGAACCACGAAGTAGTCCACGGCTTCCCATCGGACTACGTGCTCAAGGACGGGGACGTGCTGAAGATCGATGGCGGTGCCATCATCGACGGATGGCACTCGGACTCGGCACGCACCGTACTGGTGGGGGAGAACATCGATCCCGCCGACCAGCGCCTGAGCGATATCACCGAGCAGGCAATGTGGGCCGGCATCGCCGCCCTGGCTAATGCCCGCTTCATCGGCCAGATCGGCCAGGCCGTCGATGAATTCGTGACCAGCCAGCCAGGTGCTGAACTGGGAATCCTCGAAGACTATTGCGGCCACGGCATCGGCTCGCAGATGCACATGGCCCCGGATGTGCTGAACTACAACTCCGGCCACCGCGGTCCGCGAGTGAAGCCGGGCATGTGCCTGGCAATCGAGCCAATGCTGGTTCGTGGCGGTATCGAGACCTCCGTGCTGGAAGACGACTGGACCGTAGTCACCAATGACAAGTCCAACGCTTCGCAGTGGGAGCACACCGTTGCAGTGCACATGGGCGGTATCTGGGTATTGACTGCCCATGATGGGGGAGCGGCCGGACTAGCGCCTTTCGGCGTCACTCCATCCCCAATCCAGGGCTAG
- the rpsK gene encoding 30S ribosomal protein S11: MPPKTRGAVRKPRRKDKKNIALGQAHIKSTFNNTIVSITDPTGAVISWASAGEVGMKGSRKSTPYAAQMAAESAAKRAQEHGMRKVDVFVKGPGSGRETAIRSLQAAGLEVGSISDVSPSAHNGCRPSKRRRV; encoded by the coding sequence ATGCCCCCAAAGACTCGTGGAGCGGTACGTAAGCCGCGTCGCAAGGACAAAAAGAATATCGCGCTTGGACAGGCGCATATCAAGAGCACCTTCAACAACACCATCGTATCGATCACCGATCCGACTGGCGCTGTTATCTCGTGGGCTTCGGCCGGCGAGGTAGGCATGAAGGGTTCGCGCAAGTCGACCCCATACGCTGCCCAGATGGCTGCTGAGTCCGCTGCAAAGCGCGCTCAGGAGCACGGCATGCGCAAGGTTGACGTTTTCGTCAAGGGCCCAGGCTCGGGACGCGAAACCGCGATCCGTTCGCTGCAGGCTGCTGGCCTTGAGGTTGGATCCATCTCGGATGTTTCCCCAAGCGCACACAACGGTTGCCGCCCATCGAAGCGTCGCCGCGTCTAA
- the rplF gene encoding 50S ribosomal protein L6, with translation MSRIGRLPISVPANVELNVDGQLVAAKGPKGELSVTVKAPITVAKDENTVTVSRPNDSREARSLHGLTRTLINNMIIGVTEGYEKKLEIHGTGYRVQAKGAELELALGYSHPVKVAAVDGITFSVEGNNKITVAGIDKQHVGEVAANIRKLRKTEPYKGKGIRYAGEIIRRKVGKAGK, from the coding sequence ATGTCACGTATTGGACGTCTTCCGATTTCCGTACCTGCCAACGTTGAGTTGAATGTCGACGGCCAACTGGTCGCCGCCAAGGGTCCTAAGGGTGAACTTTCGGTCACCGTCAAGGCTCCTATCACCGTTGCCAAGGACGAGAACACTGTTACCGTCAGCCGCCCGAACGACTCCCGCGAGGCTCGTTCGCTGCACGGTCTGACCCGCACCCTGATCAACAACATGATCATCGGTGTGACCGAGGGTTACGAGAAGAAGCTCGAAATCCACGGTACCGGTTACCGCGTACAGGCTAAGGGTGCCGAGCTGGAGCTTGCTCTGGGCTACTCGCACCCAGTGAAGGTTGCTGCCGTTGACGGCATCACCTTCTCGGTCGAGGGCAACAACAAGATCACCGTTGCTGGTATCGATAAGCAGCACGTCGGTGAAGTTGCCGCTAACATCCGCAAGCTGCGCAAGACCGAGCCTTACAAGGGCAAGGGCATTCGCTACGCTGGCGAGATCATCCGCCGCAAGGTCGGAAAGGCTGGTAAGTAA